The genomic segment TCGGAATCTCTTCTTTGAACTGGTTAACGAAGTACGGACGCTCCGGGCGTGGCCCGACAACGCTCATATGTCCGAACAGCACATTAAAAAACTGCGGCAGCTCGTCAAGGCTCGTGCGGCGCAGGAAGCTGCCAAACTTCGTACGGCGCGGATCATTTTCCACTGTCCACTGAGTATTGGACACTTCGCCAGTCGACACGCGCATCGAGCGAAATTTATACATGAAGAAATTTTTGCGGTTTAACCCCATCCGCTCCTGCTTAAACAAAACCGGTCCAGGGGATGTCAGCTTGATGCCAATGACCGTCGCCAGCATAATAGGTGAAGTAATAAGGATAGCAATCAGCGAAAAAATAATATCAAAGCCGCGCTTCAGTACACGATTACTCAGCTCATCTAGCGGAACATCCCGTACATTTATAAGCGGAATACCAGCAAAATTATCAAAAAATGGCCTAGCGGGCAACAAATCAAAAAAATCAGGGATAATTAGCGTCTTCACGCCAGTCTTCTCGCAAGTCTCAATAATCTGCGCATATTTCTTATGCGCTTCGAGCGGCAATGCGATAATAACCTCGTCAATCGTAAGCTCATTCAGCTTCTCTTCAAGATCGTCTAGCTTTCCGATGATCGGCTGCATGAACTGATGCTCCTCCGCATGCTCACCCTGATAATCGTCTAGAAAACCGACTGCTTCATAACCTAGCTCAGGACGCTTCTGCAAATTGTGATAAAAGCTACGCCCCACTGAGCCAGCCCCGACAATTAGCACATAACGCTTGTTATAGCCACGTCGACGGAAGGAGAACAGCATTGATTTTACAATATAACGATAAAGGGCTATTGCAGCAATATTCATCAGGAAAAAAATTAATAGTAATTCCCGGGAAATATGTACTTCACCTGTGAAGTAAAATAAGCTGAGCAAGAACAGGAAACTGATCGTCTGAATCTGTATAATCTTCAGTACTTCATATGAATAATTTTTACGCCGTTTAGGCGAATAAAACTGCAAATAAAAACCGACTACGACAGCTGAAAATGAATAGACGGTTCCCCAAACCAAATAGGTGGAAAAAGGAACGGAATTCACATAGGACAACCAGTCGCTATAAAATTTAAGCCAATAGGCGGCGAGAAATACGATTAACGTACATAACAGATCCGCAAGCATATATAACTGGGACAATATCCTCTGGTTTTGCCGGATCATAAATGCAAATTCACCCACATTCTATCAGATTTCGACTCTAGTAATATTGTATCAAAATAAGGATGCAAAAAGAACCCCATATGTTTCCACATGGGATTCTCAATAAACGACTAATTAACTACCTACGCTTTTCCTTCATCTTGCGATTGACTTGCTTGCGCTTTCGC from the Paenibacillus sp. BIHB 4019 genome contains:
- a CDS encoding undecaprenyl-phosphate glucose phosphotransferase — protein: MIRQNQRILSQLYMLADLLCTLIVFLAAYWLKFYSDWLSYVNSVPFSTYLVWGTVYSFSAVVVGFYLQFYSPKRRKNYSYEVLKIIQIQTISFLFLLSLFYFTGEVHISRELLLIFFLMNIAAIALYRYIVKSMLFSFRRRGYNKRYVLIVGAGSVGRSFYHNLQKRPELGYEAVGFLDDYQGEHAEEHQFMQPIIGKLDDLEEKLNELTIDEVIIALPLEAHKKYAQIIETCEKTGVKTLIIPDFFDLLPARPFFDNFAGIPLINVRDVPLDELSNRVLKRGFDIIFSLIAILITSPIMLATVIGIKLTSPGPVLFKQERMGLNRKNFFMYKFRSMRVSTGEVSNTQWTVENDPRRTKFGSFLRRTSLDELPQFFNVLFGHMSVVGPRPERPYFVNQFKEEIPKYMIKHQIRPGITGWAQTNGLRGDTSIEDRIVHDLFYIENWTFILDLKIIVMTIVRGFVNKNAY